In Trifolium pratense cultivar HEN17-A07 linkage group LG7, ARS_RC_1.1, whole genome shotgun sequence, a genomic segment contains:
- the LOC123899765 gene encoding protease Do-like 5, chloroplastic, with amino-acid sequence MVATLTMFSLQNNLFHSPLLTTHSSTKILPPTTTVSATVTRRRATVFTSSLVLASWLNFFNFNSTQSLSLSKQLQDELQQQEDHLVDLFQETSPSVVSIKDIELTKVPKTASNEVVLDENEDAKVEGTGSGFIWDKFGHIVTNYHVVAKLATDTSGLQRCKVFLVDAKGNSFSREGKIIGFDPSYDLAVLKVDVDEYEIKPVLLGESKNLLVGQSCFAIGNPYGYENTLTTGVVSGLGREIPSPNGGAIRGAIQTDAAINAGNSGGPLIDSHGHVVGVNTATFTRKGTGASSGVNFAIPIDTVIRSVPYLIVYGTPYSNRF; translated from the exons ATGGTTGCAACCTTAACAATGTTTTCTCTCCAAAACAACCTCTTTCACTCGCCATTGTTAACTACACACTCCTCAACAAAGATCCTTCCTCCCACCACCACTGTTTCAGCTACTGTCACTAGACGAAGAGCCACAGTGTTTACTTCAAGCCTTGTACTTGCTTCCTGGCTTAACttcttcaatttcaattcaaCACAATCACTTTCACTTTCAAAGCAGCTTCAAGATGAACTTCAACAACAAGAAGATCACCTTGTGGATTTGTTTCAG GAAACTTCACCATCAGTTGTTTCTATTAAAGACATTGAATTGACTAAAGTCCCCAAGACCGCTTCTAATGAAGTAGTGCTAGACGAGAATGAAGATGCAAAAGTGGAAGGCACTGGTTCAGGCTTCATCTGGGATAAATTTGGTCACAta GTTACCAACTACCATGTTGTAGCTAAACTAGCTACCGATACAAGTGGTTTACAACGTTGTAAG GTATTCCTAGTTGATGCCAAAGGGAATAGCTTTTCTAGGGAAGGGAAAATAATTGGTTTTGATCCATCATATGATCTAGCTGTTCTGAAG GTTGATGTTGATGAATACGAAATAAAGCCTGTTCTTCTCGGTGAATCTAAGAATTTACTTGTTGGGCAGAGTTGCTTTGCCATTGGGAATCCTTATGGATATGAGAATACTCTCACAACAGGG GTGGTCAGTGGTTTAGGCCGTGAGATACCTTCCCCAAATGGAGGGGCTATCAGAGGAGCCATTCAAACTGATGCAGCTATTAATGCAG GAAATTCAGGTGGACCATTGATTGACTCTCATGGCCATGTTGTTGGAGTAAACACAGCCACTTTCACAAGGAAAG GAACTGGAGCTTCATCAGGTGTTAACTTTGCAATTCCCATTGACACTGTAATCAGAAGTGTACCATACCTTATTGTATATGGAACACCTTATAGTAATAGGTTTTGA